A window of the Candidatus Eisenbacteria bacterium genome harbors these coding sequences:
- a CDS encoding adenosylhomocysteinase: MVTSSSSEVGGHVKDPSLAREGRLRIEWADRHMPVLRAIRARFAKERPLRGMRIAACLHVTTETANLARTLQAGGAEVLLCGSNPLSTQDDVAAALVSHYGIATYAIKGEDHKTYYSHIVSCIEARPHITMDDGCDLVTVLHTKKQSFLRDIIAGTEETSTGVTRLRAMARSKVLKYPVIAINDADTKHLFDNRYGTGQSTMDGILRCTNMLVAGSTVVIAGYGWCGRGLASRAKGMGATVLVTEIDPLRALEAAMDGYEVSSMEQAARRGDLFITVTGNKSVLRREHFAAMKDGAIVANSGHFNVEIDIPALERMSSSRKTVRPFVEEFRVKGGGRVYLLGEGRLINLAAAEGHPAMVMDMSFANQAMSVEYLRKKYRSLKKQVYGVPENIDKEVSRLKLKSMRIDIDSPTAEQLKYMATWNEGT; this comes from the coding sequence ATGGTCACCTCCAGCTCCTCGGAAGTCGGAGGTCACGTCAAGGATCCGAGTCTCGCTCGCGAGGGCCGCCTGCGCATCGAATGGGCCGATCGGCACATGCCGGTGCTGCGTGCGATCCGTGCGCGCTTCGCGAAAGAGCGCCCGCTGCGCGGCATGCGCATCGCCGCGTGCCTTCACGTCACGACCGAGACCGCGAATCTGGCGCGAACGCTGCAGGCCGGCGGCGCCGAGGTGCTGCTGTGCGGCTCGAATCCGCTGAGCACCCAGGACGACGTGGCCGCGGCACTGGTGTCGCACTACGGGATCGCCACGTACGCGATCAAGGGCGAGGATCACAAGACCTATTACTCGCACATCGTCTCGTGCATCGAAGCCCGCCCGCACATCACCATGGACGACGGCTGCGACCTCGTGACGGTGCTCCACACCAAGAAGCAGAGCTTCCTGCGCGACATCATCGCGGGCACCGAGGAGACTTCGACCGGAGTCACCCGCCTGCGCGCCATGGCTCGCAGCAAGGTTCTCAAGTACCCGGTGATCGCGATCAACGACGCCGACACCAAGCACCTGTTCGACAACCGCTACGGCACCGGCCAGAGCACCATGGACGGCATCCTGCGCTGCACGAACATGCTGGTGGCCGGCTCGACGGTGGTGATCGCCGGCTACGGCTGGTGCGGTCGCGGCCTGGCTTCGCGCGCCAAGGGCATGGGCGCCACGGTGCTCGTTACCGAGATCGACCCGTTGCGCGCGCTCGAAGCGGCGATGGACGGCTACGAGGTGAGCTCGATGGAGCAGGCGGCCCGGCGTGGCGATCTGTTCATCACGGTGACCGGTAACAAGTCGGTGCTGCGTCGCGAGCATTTCGCCGCCATGAAGGACGGCGCAATCGTCGCGAACAGCGGGCACTTCAACGTCGAGATCGACATCCCCGCGCTCGAGCGCATGTCGTCCTCGCGCAAGACCGTGCGTCCGTTCGTCGAGGAGTTCCGCGTCAAGGGCGGTGGCCGCGTCTACCTGCTGGGCGAAGGACGGCTCATCAACCTGGCCGCAGCCGAAGGCCATCCGGCGATGGTGATGGACATGTCGTTCGCGAATCAGGCGATGTCGGTCGAGTATCTGCGCAAGAAATATCGCTCGCTCAAGAAGCAGGTCTACGGGGTGCCCGAGAACATCGACAAGGAAGTCTCACGCCTGAAGCTCAAGAGCATGCGCATCGACATCGACTCGCCGACGGCCGAGCAGCTCAAGTACATGGCGACCTGGAACGAGGGCACGTAG